The window CTTTATTACTTCATTTTTGTAGAAAACAGATACATTATTCTGTTGATCCTTTTTCTCGTACACGATACCAAAATCGTCATGTTCAAGTAATTTTACTCTGTCTCCTCTTTCGAAGCTGTACGTTTCTACTTGTGATTCCCTATGAGTAGTTGGTTTTTTAATCTTATTTTCTCTCACACGTTCTAAATCATATGTTTTGTCTTCCATATAGTTTTGCGCTTTTTTTAGTACTTTCTCTTGAATATTCATTTTCTTAGAAATCCATAGAGCATTACTTTCCCCTGATTTACCAATGAGAAGCTTATACATCGGCTCTAATGCTTCACTATCAAACTGCATCGCCGCATTCATAAAGTCACTATGGATTTCTGAGTAGCGCTTAATCTCCCCATAATGGGTTGTTGCGACAGTAATACAGCCCATTTGATAAAACTCCTCCAAGATTGCAATAGCTAGAGCCGCTCCTTCATTTGGTTCAGTTCCACTTCCTATTTCATCGAAGAGAAGCAATGTATTATTCGTCGATGTGCTCATAATTTCCGAAATATTTTTCATATGAGAAGAAAAAGTGCTAAGAGAATTTTCAATACTTTGATTGTCTCCAATATCGACAAATATGTTATCGACTACCGCTATTTCCGTCCCAACATCGGCGGCTATATGAAACCCGGACATGACAGCAAGAGTTAAAATACCAATCGTCTTCAGCACCACCGTTTTTCCTCCCGCATTTGGTCCAGTAATTATCAAGCTTCGATAGTCCTTTCCAATTTCAAAATCTAGAGGTACGATATTACCGGTCAAAATTGGATGCTTGCAATTTTTTAAATGGATATACCCATAATTGTTTAACTTCGGTTCAATACCATCGATACTTTTACTAAATTTCGCTTTGGCAAAAATCATGTCATACTGAGCAATCAATTCGATATTAATATGAATTTGTCTAATTTCCTCTAGAATCATTCCCGAAATAGTAGCCAAAATTTGATACTCTTCTATTGATTCCTCCGATTTAAGGGTTGCTAGCTCTCCGTTAAATTTAGTGATCGCTGCTGGTTCGATAAATACCGTAGATCCTTTAGAGGATGATTCAATAATCGTACCCTGTACTTGGTTTTTATAGGAAGCTTTAATCGGGATAGTAAATCTATCATCTT is drawn from Psychrobacillus sp. INOP01 and contains these coding sequences:
- a CDS encoding endonuclease MutS2 — translated: MNTMTYEKLQYNELKEMVKSYCVSSLGKELLDNLFPSPNSKVVGNRLNETTEARKLLDAENHLPLKGISNIGHLMEKLEKGMILGPSELVAISDFLRGCRMIKKFMLGKEFFAPILHSYAYSMMEFTTIEETINASIRGNMVDSEASRELKRIRNQIAKTEEKIEERLNKFLKSSANKEYIQEFFISKKDDRFTIPIKASYKNQVQGTIIESSSKGSTVFIEPAAITKFNGELATLKSEESIEEYQILATISGMILEEIRQIHINIELIAQYDMIFAKAKFSKSIDGIEPKLNNYGYIHLKNCKHPILTGNIVPLDFEIGKDYRSLIITGPNAGGKTVVLKTIGILTLAVMSGFHIAADVGTEIAVVDNIFVDIGDNQSIENSLSTFSSHMKNISEIMSTSTNNTLLLFDEIGSGTEPNEGAALAIAILEEFYQMGCITVATTHYGEIKRYSEIHSDFMNAAMQFDSEALEPMYKLLIGKSGESNALWISKKMNIQEKVLKKAQNYMEDKTYDLERVRENKIKKPTTHRESQVETYSFERGDRVKLLEHDDFGIVYEKKDQQNNVSVFYKNEVIKQNVKRIVLEGKATDLYPEGYDLSTLFVSYTERKLQHDMERGSKKALRKIAKEIKKRTDE